Proteins co-encoded in one Balearica regulorum gibbericeps isolate bBalReg1 chromosome 16, bBalReg1.pri, whole genome shotgun sequence genomic window:
- the LOC104630994 gene encoding putative beta-1,3-galactosyl-O-glycosyl-glycoprotein beta-1,6-N-acetylglucosaminyltransferase 7 — translation MNPLDATKSGFLVCIAVCMFIYTFIYLKDTLSEEPNEQKFNANIAECGFYPDELCSALFVGKTAAFKIGNFCQNIYQPKPLNCIQTSCNCSMVLKTLHFITRPLSDEEGNFSLAYIITIHKELEMFVKLLRAIYMPQNIYCIHVDEKSPKYYKAAVQNIVNCFENIFISSKRENVVYAGFSRLQADINCMRDLVHSKIQWNYVINLCGQDYPIKTNKDIIQYIKSKWNGKNMTPGVVQPLHMKHRTQVSYREYVHSGMSYVYPTKNIKVKPPYNLTIYFGSAYYILTKEFVEFTLTDARAKDLLEWSRDTYSPDEHYWVTLNRLNDAPGATPNADWEGHIRAIKWKDQEGTLHKGCKGHYIRDICVYGLGDLQWIIESPHLFANKFEPATYPLVMDCLERRYRLKVLHQAEVPIDDHWRLQQENYFNMKLNV, via the exons atgaacCCACTTGACGCAACAAAATCAGGATTTTTAGTGTGCATTGCTGTCTGTATGTTCATCTACACTTTTATCTACCTAAAGGATACACTTTCTGAAGAgccaaatgaacaaaaatttaatgcaaatataGCAGAGTGTGGTTTTTACCCGGATGAACTTTGTTCGGCTCTTTTTGTGGGGAAAACGGCTGCCTTTAAAATTGGAAACTTTTGCCAGAATATCTACCAACCTAAACCACTCAACTGCATTCAGACTTCGTGCAACTGCTCCATGGTTTTGAAGACTCTGCATTTTATCACAAGACCACTGTCAGATGAAGAAGGAAATTTCTCATTGGCATACATTATCACAATTCACAAGGAGCTGGAAATGTTTGTAAAGCTGCTAAGAGCTATTTATATGCCTCAGAATATTTACTGCATACATGTTGATGAAAAGTCACCAAAATATTATAAAGCTGCTGTACAAAACATCgttaattgctttgaaaatatttttatttcctcaaaaagagaaaatgttgtttATGCAGGATTTTCAAGATTACAAGCTGATATTAATTGCATGAGAGATCTAGTTCATTCCAAAATTCAGTGGAATTATGTTATTAATCTATGTGGTCAAGATTATCCCATTAAGACAAACAAAGACATTATACAATACATCAAAAGTAAATGGAATGGTAAAAATATGACTCCCGGGGTAGTCCAACCACTTCATATGAAACATAGGACGCAGGTTAGTTACAGAGAATATGTACATTCTGGAATGTCATACGTGTATCCGACAAAGAATATAAAAGTTAAACCTCCATATAATTTGACAATATATTTTGGTAGTGCCTATTACATACTGACTAAAGAATTTGTAGAGTTTACATTGACTGATGCACGTGCAAAAGATTTGCTTGAATGGTCAAGAGACACGTACAGTCCGGATGAACACTACTGGGTCACACTGAACCGTTTAAATG atgctcCAGGGGCTACACCCAACGCAGACTGGGAAGGACACATTCGAGCCATTAAATGGAAGGATCAAGAAGGAACCCTACACAAGGGCTGCAAAG GTCATTACATCAGAGATATTTGTGTCTACGGACTAGGGGATTTGCAGTGGATTATTGAGTCACCTCATTTGTTTGCCAACAAATTCGAGCCTGCAACATACCCACTTGTTATGGACTGCCTAGAGAGACGCTACAGGCTTAAAGTCCTGCACCAGGCAGAAGTCCCGATTGACGATCACTGGCGTTTGCAGCAAGAGAACTACTTCAACATGAAGCTGAACGTTTAA